One Halichondria panicea chromosome 3, odHalPani1.1, whole genome shotgun sequence genomic region harbors:
- the LOC135332927 gene encoding GRB10-interacting GYF protein 2-like isoform X2 gives MADTMNFGPEWVRSLSSGNPAGPPSPTKLPSTTTPTTPLGKKLHFKLAEYRYGKEELLQLYSNEFSPPNDLPTISTITRIEVVTPLAFIPLAEEEQIAISGGVNSGTVYGIRSARGYYPNRGGRGRGRGRGDYHRSTSYPEDHSAAYYGNRASGEWSEGRGGGFAGGGRAGMSRASRDGNWRNPSTSEEEEWGNHWHPPPSPGKPPSAGWKDKDGQGEKKWQALPEWASDDAVTISSVGTFDSSGKFSTHKEGKHGKPPNKDSSSESKEQKLQLQNPPKAQKKDSTRTNMSYSSVASSNDKQPLPNTSHVVREEFRRKVMEKMDSQTGEESPSDTLIGGDHSPIEQATSADSATVSSFETSRPEEGSLHDVTSPSSVEDERMKQIEKAAEALLSTEEEETPVPSPAPLTRDPVTTSTTSTATHPHTLHMAPPTTTAPPPPVNPEDMDKWLYQDPQRELQGPFSSSDMKKWFDAGYFTMDLMVRRVCDVSFLPLGQIIRIWGRPPFAPGGQVPPPLRPGELFWQALFKQPQQPQQLLMQQQMMIQQMMKAQQQVTPTQPGSKLPTQQSSHVTQTAPSTTTSSEPVSIWGDSNSKAESPEDQWPDITGADKVVWDRIPSGHDRNEEARRVAAEEQAREKQRRQAELEMKKKEDEERCRVEKERQRQLAEEHQRKLLEERQRQLEEERQRQLAEERQRQMIEEARRKEAETKAKMEAQRRAAEEMQLARLREEQERQRQRDETRLALQQQANEQQRLEQEKLVQRERDRQQALLRQQQAWLQQQQQQQQQQHSVASHQVLAQGRQSGPSLLQIQQEEEAQAMEQRQREDLLRGQYQSQQVRVQQSGWSSAVGAVAPIGQGRASGGKKAVSKPKSFLEIQQEQEVDIYKQATVSAMTASLSGKATQKPKGIWSSATKSKQTWPPPHTPPSHSQAKREKLPSFTAELDDDDDDEDDMSFWEECALEAKNNPAPSSEGGRQKGSKKKKPGNKEEENLRRLLSSNDASSEFNSWCEVELRKFNTDVDAATFISFLLEVDSVYEVHDYIKSYLGETKDAHDFAKQFLDKRQKVKPLSQPQQHSQTRKSRSRDRTSSHSGDDSLTRTSSGGAPSSGGVPTKSCDQEEGGGTGAGKAKQKKKKKMQKVNAAALLGFTVNAAERPNMGEIQSVRDTM, from the exons ATGGCTGATACAATGAACTTCGGTCCTGAATG GGTGAGGTCCCTGTCCAGTGGTAACCCGGCTggtcccccctcccccaccaaACTTCCGTCCACCACTACTCCCACCACTCCTCTTGGAAAAAAATTACACTTCAAGTTGGCCGAGTATCGCTATGGCAAAGAGGAGTTGCTGCAGCTGTACAGTAATGAATTCTCCCCTCCCAATGACCTGCCCACAATCAGCACAATCACCCGCATTGAAGTGGTCACTCCACTTGCATTCATCCCTCTCGCAGAGGAGGAACAG aTCGCTATATCCGGTGGTGTGAACAGTGGGACTGTGTATGGAATCAGATCAGCAAGAGGTTACTACCCCAACAGAGGAGGCAGGGGCAGGG GTAGAGGTCGTGGAGACTACCATCGCAGTACTAGTTACCCCGAAGACCACTCAGCTGCTTACTATGGAAACCGTGCTTCAGGGGAGTGGTCAGAAGGTCGTGGTGGTGGGTTTGCTGGTGGTGGGCGTGCTGGCATGTCTAGGGCCTCTCGTGATGGGAACTGGCGTAATCCGAGCACGTCAGAGGAAGAGGAATGGGGCAATCACTGGCACCCCCCTCCAAGCCCAG GCAAGCCACCGTCAGCAGGTTGGAAGGACAAGGATGGCCAGGGCGAGAAGAAATGGCAAGCTTTGCCAGAGTGGGCCAGTGACGATGCAGTTACCATCTCTTCTGTAGGCACTTTCGATTCTTCAGGAAAATTCAGCACTCACAAG gaggGAAAGCATGGTAAACCTCCAAACAAGGACAGCTCGTCTGAGTCAAAG GAGCAGAAGCTGCAGTTGCAGAATCCTCCAAAAGCTCAAAAGAAGGATTCAACCAGAACTAATATGAGCTACTCTTCTGTAGCAAGTAGCAATGACAAACAGCCTTTACCAAACACTTCACATGTGGTGAGAGAAGAGTTTAGACGCAAGGTGATGGAGAAAATGGATTCACAAACTGGAGAAGAAAGTCCGAGTGATACTCTGATTGGTGGTGATCACTCTCCTATTGAGCAAGCAACGTCGGCAGATAGCGCGACGGTGAGCTCATTTGAGACATCAAGGCCAGAGGAGGGCAGTCTACACGATGTGACCTCCCCCTCCAGCGTGGAGGATGAACGCATGAAGCAGATTGAAAAG GCTGCTGaggctctcctatccactgaGGAGGAGGAAACACCTGTCCccagccccgcccccctcACACGAGACCCTGTCACTACTTCCACTACCTCCACAGctacccacccccacaccctccacatggctccacccactacaacagcccctccccctcctgtGAATCCTGAAGACATGGACAAATGGCTCTATCAGGACCCACAGAGAGAACTTCAAG GTCCATTCAGCTCCTCTGACATGAAAAAGTGGTTTGATGCTGGCTACTTCACTATGGACCTTATGGTGCGACGAGTCTGTGATGTCAGTTTCTTACCTCTTG GTCAGATCATTCGTATTTGGGGCCGTCCACCATTTGCCCCAGGTGGTCAAgtaccccctcccctcagACCAGGGGAGCTGTTTTGGCAGGCTCTCTTCAAGCAGCCACAGCAGCCACAACAG CTCCTTATGCAGCAACAGATGATGATTCAGCAGATGATGAAAGCACAGCAACAAGTCACACCCACTCAGCCAGGGTCAAAATTGCCAACTCAGCAGtctagtcatgtgactcaGACTGCCCCGTCCACAACCACAAGCTCAGAGCCAGTCTCCATATGGGGGGACTCCAACAGTAAAG CGGAGTCTCCTGAGGACCAGTGGCCTGACATTACGGGTGCAGATAAGGTTGTCTGGGATCGCATACCCTCAGGACATGACCGTAACGAGGAGGCACGACGTGTTGCGGCAGAGGAACAGGCTCGAGAGAAGCAGAGAAGACAGGCGGAGTTGGAGATGAAGAAGAAGGAAGACGAGGAAAG GTGCCGTGTTGAAAAGGAGAGACAGCGACAGCTTGCTGAAGAGCACCAGCGGAAGCTACTTGAAGAAAGACAACGTCAGTTGGAAGAAGAGCGTCAGAGGCAGCTTGCTGAGGAGAGACAACGGCAAATGATTGAAGAGGCTCGACGTAAAGAAGCTGAGACTAAGGCCAAAATGGAGGCTCAGCGGAGAGCAGCTGAAGAGATGCAACTGGCAAGACTCAGGGAGGAGCAGGAGAGACAGCGACAGAGAGATG AGACTCGGTTGGCTCTACAACAGCAGGCCAACGAGCAACAAAGACTCGAGCAAGAGAAGCTAGTTCAGAGAGAAAGAGATAGACAGCAAGCTCTTCTCAGACAGCAGCAAGCCTGGctacagcagcagcagcagcagcagcagcaacaGCACAGTGTTGCCTCCCATCAAGTGTTGGCCCAGGGTAGACAGTCTGGTCCATCGTTACTGCAGATACAGCAGGAAGAGGAGGCTCAAGCCATGGAGCAG CGTCAACGTGAGGATTTGCTAAGGGGGCAGTACCAGTCCCAGCAGGTCAGGGTCCAGCAGTCTGGCTGGAGCAGTGCTGTCGGAGCAGTTGCTCCCATTGGACAAGG AAGGGCCAGTGGTGGGAAGAAGGCGGTGAGTAAGCCAAAGTCATTTTTGGAGATCCAACAAGAGCAAGAGGTTGACATATACAAGCAGGCAACCGTCAGTGCCATGACTGCTTCCCTCTctggcaaggctactcaaaaACCTAAG GGTATTTGGAGCAGTGCCACCAAGAGCAAGCAGACATGGCCTCCACCCCACACTCCTCCGTCCCACTCACAGGCAAAGAGAGAGAAGCTACCTTCATTCACTGCTGAGCTAgacgatgatgatgatgatgaagacGATATGTCATTCTGGGAGGAGTGTGCTCTGGAGGCCAAGAACAACCCTGCTCCTTCCAGTGAGGGTGGAAGGCAAAAGGGCAGTAAAAAAAAGAAGCCAGGCAATAAAGAAGAG GAGAACCTTCGTCGACTGTTGTCCTCTAACGATGCCAGCTCAGAATTCAACTCTTGGTGTGAAGTGGAGTTAAGGAAATTCAACACAGATGTCGATG CGGCCACCTTTATCAGCTTCTTACTGGAGGTGGACTCCGTGTATGAAGTTCATGACTACATCAAATCATACCTGGGGGAGACTAAGGATGCACATGACTTTGCCAAACAGTTCCTTGACAAAAGACAGAAAGTCAAACCATTGTCACAGCCGCAACAACATAGCCAA ACAAGGAAGTCAAGGTCACGTGATCGGACATCCAGTCACAGTGGAGATGACTCACTTactcgtacctcctctggtggaGCACCATCTAGTGGAGGTGTGCCCACCAAGTCATGTGATCAGGAAGAGGGGGGTGGAACAGGAGCAGGGAAAGCCAAAcaaaagaagaaaaagaagatGCAGAAG GTGAATGCTGCTGCCCTGCTCGGGTTCACAGTGAATGCTGCGGAGAGACCTAACATGGGTGAAATACAATCAGTCAGGGACACAATGTGA
- the LOC135332927 gene encoding GRB10-interacting GYF protein 2-like isoform X1 produces the protein MADTMNFGPEWVRSLSSGNPAGPPSPTKLPSTTTPTTPLGKKLHFKLAEYRYGKEELLQLYSNEFSPPNDLPTISTITRIEVVTPLAFIPLAEEEQIAISGGVNSGTVYGIRSARGYYPNRGGRGRGRGRGDYHRSTSYPEDHSAAYYGNRASGEWSEGRGGGFAGGGRAGMSRASRDGNWRNPSTSEEEEWGNHWHPPPSPGKPPSAGWKDKDGQGEKKWQALPEWASDDAVTISSVGTFDSSGKFSTHKEGKHGKPPNKDSSSESKEQKLQLQNPPKAQKKDSTRTNMSYSSVASSNDKQPLPNTSHVVREEFRRKVMEKMDSQTGEESPSDTLIGGDHSPIEQATSADSATVSSFETSRPEEGSLHDVTSPSSVEDERMKQIEKAAEALLSTEEEETPVPSPAPLTRDPVTTSTTSTATHPHTLHMAPPTTTAPPPPVNPEDMDKWLYQDPQRELQGPFSSSDMKKWFDAGYFTMDLMVRRVCDVSFLPLGQIIRIWGRPPFAPGGQVPPPLRPGELFWQALFKQPQQPQQLLMQQQMMIQQMMKAQQQVTPTQPGSKLPTQQSSHVTQTAPSTTTSSEPVSIWGDSNSKAESPEDQWPDITGADKVVWDRIPSGHDRNEEARRVAAEEQAREKQRRQAELEMKKKEDEERCRVEKERQRQLAEEHQRKLLEERQRQLEEERQRQLAEERQRQMIEEARRKEAETKAKMEAQRRAAEEMQLARLREEQERQRQRDEETRLALQQQANEQQRLEQEKLVQRERDRQQALLRQQQAWLQQQQQQQQQQHSVASHQVLAQGRQSGPSLLQIQQEEEAQAMEQRQREDLLRGQYQSQQVRVQQSGWSSAVGAVAPIGQGRASGGKKAVSKPKSFLEIQQEQEVDIYKQATVSAMTASLSGKATQKPKGIWSSATKSKQTWPPPHTPPSHSQAKREKLPSFTAELDDDDDDEDDMSFWEECALEAKNNPAPSSEGGRQKGSKKKKPGNKEEENLRRLLSSNDASSEFNSWCEVELRKFNTDVDAATFISFLLEVDSVYEVHDYIKSYLGETKDAHDFAKQFLDKRQKVKPLSQPQQHSQTRKSRSRDRTSSHSGDDSLTRTSSGGAPSSGGVPTKSCDQEEGGGTGAGKAKQKKKKKMQKVNAAALLGFTVNAAERPNMGEIQSVRDTM, from the exons ATGGCTGATACAATGAACTTCGGTCCTGAATG GGTGAGGTCCCTGTCCAGTGGTAACCCGGCTggtcccccctcccccaccaaACTTCCGTCCACCACTACTCCCACCACTCCTCTTGGAAAAAAATTACACTTCAAGTTGGCCGAGTATCGCTATGGCAAAGAGGAGTTGCTGCAGCTGTACAGTAATGAATTCTCCCCTCCCAATGACCTGCCCACAATCAGCACAATCACCCGCATTGAAGTGGTCACTCCACTTGCATTCATCCCTCTCGCAGAGGAGGAACAG aTCGCTATATCCGGTGGTGTGAACAGTGGGACTGTGTATGGAATCAGATCAGCAAGAGGTTACTACCCCAACAGAGGAGGCAGGGGCAGGG GTAGAGGTCGTGGAGACTACCATCGCAGTACTAGTTACCCCGAAGACCACTCAGCTGCTTACTATGGAAACCGTGCTTCAGGGGAGTGGTCAGAAGGTCGTGGTGGTGGGTTTGCTGGTGGTGGGCGTGCTGGCATGTCTAGGGCCTCTCGTGATGGGAACTGGCGTAATCCGAGCACGTCAGAGGAAGAGGAATGGGGCAATCACTGGCACCCCCCTCCAAGCCCAG GCAAGCCACCGTCAGCAGGTTGGAAGGACAAGGATGGCCAGGGCGAGAAGAAATGGCAAGCTTTGCCAGAGTGGGCCAGTGACGATGCAGTTACCATCTCTTCTGTAGGCACTTTCGATTCTTCAGGAAAATTCAGCACTCACAAG gaggGAAAGCATGGTAAACCTCCAAACAAGGACAGCTCGTCTGAGTCAAAG GAGCAGAAGCTGCAGTTGCAGAATCCTCCAAAAGCTCAAAAGAAGGATTCAACCAGAACTAATATGAGCTACTCTTCTGTAGCAAGTAGCAATGACAAACAGCCTTTACCAAACACTTCACATGTGGTGAGAGAAGAGTTTAGACGCAAGGTGATGGAGAAAATGGATTCACAAACTGGAGAAGAAAGTCCGAGTGATACTCTGATTGGTGGTGATCACTCTCCTATTGAGCAAGCAACGTCGGCAGATAGCGCGACGGTGAGCTCATTTGAGACATCAAGGCCAGAGGAGGGCAGTCTACACGATGTGACCTCCCCCTCCAGCGTGGAGGATGAACGCATGAAGCAGATTGAAAAG GCTGCTGaggctctcctatccactgaGGAGGAGGAAACACCTGTCCccagccccgcccccctcACACGAGACCCTGTCACTACTTCCACTACCTCCACAGctacccacccccacaccctccacatggctccacccactacaacagcccctccccctcctgtGAATCCTGAAGACATGGACAAATGGCTCTATCAGGACCCACAGAGAGAACTTCAAG GTCCATTCAGCTCCTCTGACATGAAAAAGTGGTTTGATGCTGGCTACTTCACTATGGACCTTATGGTGCGACGAGTCTGTGATGTCAGTTTCTTACCTCTTG GTCAGATCATTCGTATTTGGGGCCGTCCACCATTTGCCCCAGGTGGTCAAgtaccccctcccctcagACCAGGGGAGCTGTTTTGGCAGGCTCTCTTCAAGCAGCCACAGCAGCCACAACAG CTCCTTATGCAGCAACAGATGATGATTCAGCAGATGATGAAAGCACAGCAACAAGTCACACCCACTCAGCCAGGGTCAAAATTGCCAACTCAGCAGtctagtcatgtgactcaGACTGCCCCGTCCACAACCACAAGCTCAGAGCCAGTCTCCATATGGGGGGACTCCAACAGTAAAG CGGAGTCTCCTGAGGACCAGTGGCCTGACATTACGGGTGCAGATAAGGTTGTCTGGGATCGCATACCCTCAGGACATGACCGTAACGAGGAGGCACGACGTGTTGCGGCAGAGGAACAGGCTCGAGAGAAGCAGAGAAGACAGGCGGAGTTGGAGATGAAGAAGAAGGAAGACGAGGAAAG GTGCCGTGTTGAAAAGGAGAGACAGCGACAGCTTGCTGAAGAGCACCAGCGGAAGCTACTTGAAGAAAGACAACGTCAGTTGGAAGAAGAGCGTCAGAGGCAGCTTGCTGAGGAGAGACAACGGCAAATGATTGAAGAGGCTCGACGTAAAGAAGCTGAGACTAAGGCCAAAATGGAGGCTCAGCGGAGAGCAGCTGAAGAGATGCAACTGGCAAGACTCAGGGAGGAGCAGGAGAGACAGCGACAGAGAGATG AAGAGACTCGGTTGGCTCTACAACAGCAGGCCAACGAGCAACAAAGACTCGAGCAAGAGAAGCTAGTTCAGAGAGAAAGAGATAGACAGCAAGCTCTTCTCAGACAGCAGCAAGCCTGGctacagcagcagcagcagcagcagcagcaacaGCACAGTGTTGCCTCCCATCAAGTGTTGGCCCAGGGTAGACAGTCTGGTCCATCGTTACTGCAGATACAGCAGGAAGAGGAGGCTCAAGCCATGGAGCAG CGTCAACGTGAGGATTTGCTAAGGGGGCAGTACCAGTCCCAGCAGGTCAGGGTCCAGCAGTCTGGCTGGAGCAGTGCTGTCGGAGCAGTTGCTCCCATTGGACAAGG AAGGGCCAGTGGTGGGAAGAAGGCGGTGAGTAAGCCAAAGTCATTTTTGGAGATCCAACAAGAGCAAGAGGTTGACATATACAAGCAGGCAACCGTCAGTGCCATGACTGCTTCCCTCTctggcaaggctactcaaaaACCTAAG GGTATTTGGAGCAGTGCCACCAAGAGCAAGCAGACATGGCCTCCACCCCACACTCCTCCGTCCCACTCACAGGCAAAGAGAGAGAAGCTACCTTCATTCACTGCTGAGCTAgacgatgatgatgatgatgaagacGATATGTCATTCTGGGAGGAGTGTGCTCTGGAGGCCAAGAACAACCCTGCTCCTTCCAGTGAGGGTGGAAGGCAAAAGGGCAGTAAAAAAAAGAAGCCAGGCAATAAAGAAGAG GAGAACCTTCGTCGACTGTTGTCCTCTAACGATGCCAGCTCAGAATTCAACTCTTGGTGTGAAGTGGAGTTAAGGAAATTCAACACAGATGTCGATG CGGCCACCTTTATCAGCTTCTTACTGGAGGTGGACTCCGTGTATGAAGTTCATGACTACATCAAATCATACCTGGGGGAGACTAAGGATGCACATGACTTTGCCAAACAGTTCCTTGACAAAAGACAGAAAGTCAAACCATTGTCACAGCCGCAACAACATAGCCAA ACAAGGAAGTCAAGGTCACGTGATCGGACATCCAGTCACAGTGGAGATGACTCACTTactcgtacctcctctggtggaGCACCATCTAGTGGAGGTGTGCCCACCAAGTCATGTGATCAGGAAGAGGGGGGTGGAACAGGAGCAGGGAAAGCCAAAcaaaagaagaaaaagaagatGCAGAAG GTGAATGCTGCTGCCCTGCTCGGGTTCACAGTGAATGCTGCGGAGAGACCTAACATGGGTGAAATACAATCAGTCAGGGACACAATGTGA
- the LOC135332935 gene encoding trichohyalin-like produces MALVEEDLPGVNKVRSDFQVREDESLAHRLQEEEFDDHYNSNVQVRRTARVDANVAIGMQKAEVDRFKAEEQIRRRELEEKEERDKEHAAQLARKIKEEEEVHRAMKMQDEIMAKKLFEQEQETVIKRKRQEQEDSRFARQSSLHEEQSIRERRQKELQLSEQEARRLEMEEGHKLERKRRDQSLSETEARRLYELQKQALERKKREQSLSEDEVRRMRQLELGAKGASSPHRGSPSQGGPASLPPGGSQRASQRGNPSASLPPGALSNATRHHKESVDYVGSPSSSIGASSVPGGEDFQLPSYDDLVGGNHDDEEEEHVMDENERIALQEAEDERMARQLAHGVDGAERERREREDMEFARKLLEQESKGKQKTQSPHHQDDVELARRLQQQEVASRQKMKQQRAQSLDQPAPTLPGEDAASLELARRLQREEVMRHRQLKQQKLAQQRVMSEAEAQKRHTPPMEPTRQQQTFPQPSRSQQPKETKPPPKQVQYSSQTARSSATQSPVHTQGPPQAGNPEQSVLTAYQPAMTGYQVPLASHTGSVIPQARPSYKRDPGKKKGKK; encoded by the exons ATGGCTCTAGTAGAAGAAGACTTGCCTGGAGTAAACAAAG TGAGGTCAGACTTCCAAGTGCGTGAGGATGAGTCCTTGGCCCATCGTCTCCAGGAGGAGGAAT ttgacGACCACTACAACTCAAATGTGCAGGTGCGTCGCACTGCGAGGGTGGATGCCAATGTAGCCATTGGCATGCAAAAGGCAGAAGTGGACCGGTTTAAAGCTGAGGAGCAGATCAGGAGGAGAGAGCTTGAGGAAAA AGAAGAGCGAGACAAGGAGCACGCTGCACAGCTGGCACGAAAGATAAAGGAG GAGgaagaggtacacagagccaTGAAGATGCAAGATGAAATTATGGCCAAGAAACTTTTCGAACAGGAACAAGAAAC gGTTATTAAGCGCAAACGTCAGGAACAAGAAGACAGTCGATTTGCCAGACAGTCGTCTCTCCATGAGGAGCAGTCGATCCGAGAGCGTCGCCAAAAGGAGCTTCAACTCTCTGAACAAGAGGCCCGACGATTGGAAATGGAAGAAGGACATAAGTTGGAGAGGAAGCGACGTGACCAGAGTCTCTCAGAGACAGAAGCACGAAGACTGTATGAGCTGCAGAAACAAGCTCTTGAGCGCAAGAAGAGAGAgcagtcactgtcagaggATGAAGTTAGGAGGATGAGGCAACTGGAGCTGGGAGCTAAGGGAGCAAGCAGCCCTCACCGTGGAAG CCCATCTCAAGGTGGACCAGCATCCCTCCCTCCTGGAGGTAGCCAACGTGCTTCCCAGAGAGGAAATCCCTCAGCATCACTGCCTCCCGGAGCTTTGTCCAATGCTACTAGGCATCACAAAGAATCAG TTGACTATGTTGGATCTCCTAGTTCAAGTATCGGAGCCTCCTCTGTTCCTGGTGGGGAGGACTTTCAATTGCCGTCCTATGATGATCTCGTTGGAGGCAATCACGATGATGAAGAAGAAGAGCATGTAATGGATGAGAATGAGCGAATAGCCTTGCAAGAGGCAGAGGATGAAAGAATGGCTCGTCAGCTGGCACATGGAGTCGATGGTGCagag CGGGAGAGAAGGGAGCGTGAAGATATG GAGTTTGCCAGGAAGTTGCTTGAACAGGAATCCAAGGGGAAACAAAAGACGCAGTCTCCACATCACCAGGATGATGTG gAGCTGGCTCGGCGGTTGCAGCAACAGGAGGTGGCATCCAGACAAAAGATGAAGCAGCAGAGGGCACAGTCATTGGACCAACCAGCACCCACCTTGCCTGGAGAGGATGCTGCCAGTCTG GAGCTGGCCAGACGTCTACAGAGAGAAGAAGTTATGAGACACCGTCAGTTGAAGCAACAGAAGCTAGCCCAACAGAGAGTGATGAGTGAAGCTGAGGCTCAAAAGAGACATACACCTCCTATGGAGCCCACAAGACAGCAGCAGACATTCCCGCAGCCGTCCAGATCCCAGCAACCTAAAGAGACCAAACCACCCCCTAAACAAGTCCAGTACTCCTCACAGACTGCTCGGTCATCAGCTACCCAGTCACCTGTGCACACACAAGGGCCACCTCAAGCTGGGAACCCAGAACAG AGTGTGCTGACTGCATACCAGCCGGCCATGACAGGCTATCAGGTTCCTCTGGCCTCTCATACAGGATCAGTAATACCTCAAGCAAGACCCTCTTACAAGAGAGATCCTGGCAAGAAGAAGGGAAAAAAGTAA